The Thamnophis elegans isolate rThaEle1 chromosome 15, rThaEle1.pri, whole genome shotgun sequence genome includes a window with the following:
- the LOC116518731 gene encoding LOW QUALITY PROTEIN: uncharacterized protein K02A2.6-like (The sequence of the model RefSeq protein was modified relative to this genomic sequence to represent the inferred CDS: inserted 1 base in 1 codon; deleted 1 base in 1 codon; substituted 1 base at 1 genomic stop codon): MALRHGSPTRLTLNVFWVAHDLTELTDERKCAFFLSVCGTDVFHTARALTAPEPIKAVPWPVLMAKLTSHYALSPSKIARRHAFHQRSQAEGESVSAYVAALRSAALHCEFRDLDEALLDRLVCGLRDLKLQKRLLTKADLSFQTAFDELPVYWRLKAMIPILRTRRRTLTAFMRRTKRASLSGRATLNLHVVVVEATTRELSADLGKPSASGVAGRATSLGCAEPRSPCPPLNSKPIGPGNLGTGNLGSPKKARMDCHAILRNSNQGLSCHHLQKKIQLTVTVEGKPCEMELDTGSATSIVSWSTIKRLCRSCQRALQDCNLTLRDYQGNLIPVIGTRKVRVQFKGSDGRLPLIIVEGRLPSLLGLDWFQSLGLQISGIHHLSASALDCLVNEFPTVFDGALGKYTGTPVSFNLDPSVQPVRMKPCRVPIALKPKVDAELDKLVAQGVLEPVDHARWETPIVLPIKPDGSVRICADYHCSINRALPSNAYPVPVVQHLLHTLGEGTVFAKLDLAQAYQQLVVDDEAAEAQTIITHRGAFRCRRLQFGVSIAPGLFQSLMERLLQGLRGVIPYFDDVLVSATSLDELMARLRMVLRKFQQVGLKVKRDKCQIAVPQIEFLGFLIDGSGIHTTAAKTKTILEAPAPTNRAELQAFLGLLNFYAVFLPHKASVAEPLHRLLDSGAAWVWGRREASTFLAVKHLLISNDVLIQYSEHLPLVLACDASPYGVGAVLCHXLPSGAEVPVAYFSRTLSASERNYAQIDKEALAIVAGVRRFHHYLYGRPFQIVTDHKPLLGLLAGDRPAPQVLSPRMTRWFVFLASYDYQLHHRPGKQIAHADALSRCPLPEAPEDPAAAAPVFLIDDLNLPISAADIARLSARDQVISRVLDWVXAGWPKDPVDTVFLPFKSRLAELSVQRGCLLWGHRVVVPASLRTTVLQQLHHAHPGIVRMKALGRSYVWWPKLDQHIAAHVAGCPQCQGAQALPPKAEPRTWEPPSSPCSRVHVDFAGPIQGRMLLIAVDAFSKWVEVIHMSSTTADALIATLRHLFATHGLPDVLVSDNGPQLTATKFETFLASQGIRHALTSPFHPSSNGLAECAVRSVKEALAKMDHLPWQERIDAFLLAHHSTTSPDSNTSPAELLMGWRLRTTLDRLHPAYSTPTPLDSQGGTRSFVQGEAHDLSGFTAQFWKTLLVPKLMGMERVNVILEQYLHCFSLNQQDNWADVLAVAEFTYNNVQHTSTHMSPFFASYGSHPGLFPLALSDSPVSFMDTFLQELKAVHQVV; the protein is encoded by the exons ATGGCTCTGAGACATGGGAGTCCTACACGGCTCACTTTGAATGTTTTTTGGGTCGCACACGACCTTACCGAGCTGACGGACGAACGAAAATGCGCCTTTTTCTTGTCCGTCTGCGGCACAGACGTCTTCCACACCGCCAGGGCTCTCACAGCTCCTGAACCTATCAAGGCCGTCCCTTGGCCCGTCCTGATGGCAAAGCTGACGAGCCATTATGCCCTGTCTCCGTCCAAAATAGCCCGCCGGCATGCTTTCCATCAACGCAGCCAAGCCGAGGGTGAGTCAGTCAGCGCCTACGTTGCTGCCCTACGATCGGCCGCCCTCCACTGTGAGTTCCGGGACCTCGATGAAGCTCTCCTCGACCGCCTCGTGTGTGGCCTCAGGGACCTCAAACTGCAGAAGCGACTGCTAACCAAAGCAGACCTCTCTTTCCAGACCGCCTTCGATGAG CTACCGGTCTACTGGAGACTGAAAGCGATGATTCCGATCTTGAGAACCCGGAGGAGGACATTAACCGCCTTCATGAGGCGAACAAAAAGAGCTTCCCTCAGCGGAAGGGCGACCCTAAATCTGCATGTAGTGGTTGTGGAGGCAACCACGAGAGAGCTGAGTGCAGATTtaggcaagccctctgccagcggtgTGGCAGGAAGGGCCACATCGCTCGGGTGTGCCGAGCCGCGCAGCCCATGTCCTCCTTTGAATTCCAAGCCGATTGGTCCCGGCAATCTCGGAACCGGCAATCTCGGAAGCCCCAAGAAGGCTAGGATGGACTGCCATGCCATCCTCCGCAACTCTAACCAGGGACTCTCATGCCACCATCTCCAGAAAAAGATCCAGCTAACTGTTACTGTGGAAGGGAAGCCCTGCGAGATGGAACTCGACACCGGTTCCGCAACCTCTATAGTGTCTTGGAGCACAATTAAGCGCCTC TGCCGCAGCTGTCAAAGAGCCTTACAAGACTGTAACTTGACATTACgggactatcagggcaacctgattccAGTAATTGGCACCCGCAAAGTCAGAGTGCAATTCAAGGGGTCTGACGGCCGGTTACCTCTCATCATAGTCGAAGGCCGGCTGCCCAGCCTTCTCGGCCTCGACTGGTTCCAGTCCCTGGGCCTGCAGATCAGCGGCATCCACCACCTCAGCGCGTCAGCCCTCGATTGCCTGGTCAACGAATTTCCTACTGTGTTTGATGGCGCTTTAGGCAAATACACAGGCACCCCTGTGTCTTTCAACCTCGACCCGTCAGTGCAGCCGGTGCGAATGAAACCATGCCGCGTTCCCATCGCTCTCAAACCAAAAGTGGACGCCGAGCTGGACAAGCTTGTGGCTCAAGGCGTCCTGGAGCCAGTGGACCACGCACGATGGGAAACACCCATCGTGTTACCCATCAAACCAGACGGCAGCGTGAGGATTTGTGCAGACTACCATTGCTCTATCAACCGCGCTCTGCCATCCAACGCATACCCGGTGCCAGTGGTCCAGCACCTACTACACACCTTGGGCGAGGGGACTGTTTTCGCGAAGCTTGACCTCGCCCAAGCATATCAACAGCTGGTGGTGGACGATGAAGCAGCTGAGGCACAGACAATCATCACACACCGGGGTGCATTCCGTTGCCGTAGATTGCAGTTTGGGGTTAGCATTGCCCCAGGACTTTTCCAAAGTTTGATGGAGCGCCTGCTCCAAGGACTCCGAGGCGTCATCCCCTATTTTGACGACGTCCTCGTCTCAGCAACCTCCCTAGACGAACTCATGGCCAGACTGCGGATGGTTCTCCGGAAATTTCAACAAGTGGGACTCAAAGTCAAAAGAGACAAATGCCAGATTGCGGTACCCCAGATAGAGTTCcttgggttcctcattgatggcaGCGGCATCCACACCACTGCTGCCAAGACCAAAACCATCCTTGAGGCCCCTGCACCTACCAACAGAGCTGaattacaggcctttttaggcctacTCAATTTCTATGCGGTGTTCCTGCCACATAAGGCCTCTGTAGCTGAGCCACTTCACCGCCTCCTCGACTCAGGTGCTGCCTGGGTCTGGGGCCGCCGGGAGGCCTCCACATTCCTAGCTGTCAAACACCTACTTATCTCCAACGATGTCCTCATCCAATACAGCGAACACTTGCCTCTCGTGCTCGCTTGCGACGCTTCACCCTACGGGGTGGGCGCCGTTCTCTGCCACTAGTTACCCAGTGGGGCAGAGGTGCCTGTCGCATACTTTTCCCGCACACTCTCTGCCTCAGAACGCAACTACGCCCAAATTGACAAAGAGGCTCTTGCTATTGTGGCCGGGGTGCGGCGTTTCCATCACTATTTGTACGGCCGCCCATTCCAAATTGTCACCGATCACAAGCCATTGCTAGGGTTGCTGGCCGGCGATCGCCCTGCCCCGCAGGTTCTCTCTCCCCGAATGACACGTTGGTTCGTGTTCCTCGCATCCTACGACTACCAGCTGCATCACCGCCCGGGGAAGCAGATCGCTCATGCCGacgccctcagccgttgccccctGCCAGAAGCTCCGGAAGACCCTGCTGCTGCGGCCCCTGTCTTCCTCATCGACGATCTCAACCTTCCAATTTCTGCAGCCGACATCGCCCGGTTGTCCGCAAGGGATCAGGTAATATCCCGGGTACTAGACTGGG AGGCGGGGTGGCCAAAAGACCCCGTAGATACCGTTTTCCTTCCCTTCAAATCACGCCTGGCGGAGCTGTCCGTCCAGCGCGGCTGTTTGCTTTGGGGCCACCGAGTCGTTGTGcctgcctcactgaggactaccgtcCTGCAGCAGCTGCATCATGCACACCCCGGCATTGTCCGGATGAAAGCCCTGGGCAgaagctatgtctggtggcctaaGCTTGACCAACACATAGCTGCCCATGTTGCAGGGTGCCCTCAATGCCAGGGCGCCCAGGCCTTGCCTCCCAAAGCCGAGCCCCGGACGTGGGAACCACCATCTTCTCCCTGCTCCCGGGTCCACGTTGACTTTGCGGGCCCTATTCAGGGCCGCATGCTATTGATTGCTGTGGATGCCTTCTCGAAGTGGGTTGAGGTCATCCACAtgtcctccaccacagcagatGCACTCATTGCGACTCTGCGCCACCTATTTGCCACCCATGGCCTACCCGACGTGttagtctccgataacgggccaCAACTGACAGCTACCAAGTTTGAGACCTTTCTGGCTTCCCAAGGCATCCGACATGCCCTTACCTCCCCGTTCCACCCCTCTAGCAATGGTTTGGCGGAGTGCGCCGTGCGGTCCGTCAAAGAGGCCCTCGCCAAAATGGATCACCTGCCCTGGCAAGAACGCATTGATGCTTTCTTGCTGGCCCACCACTCCACTACCTCACCAGACTCCAACACCAGTCCAGCCGAGCTCCTTATGGGATGGCGGCTGCGAACGACCCTTGACCGATTGCACCCTGCCTACTCCACCCCAACTCCTTTGGATTCCCAGGGGGGAACTCGCTCTTTCGtccagggggaggca CATGATCTGTCGGGCTTCACGGCACAGTTCTGGAAGACATTACTCGTCCCGAAACTGATGGGCATGGAGAGGGTGAATGTCATCTTGGAACAGTACCTCCACTGTTTCAGCCTCAACCAACAAGACAATTGGGCGGATGTGCTGGCTGTGGCGGAGTTCACCTACAACAATGTCCAGCACACATCCACCCACATGTCACCCTTCTTTGCCAGTTACGGATCCCACCCAGGGCTTTTCCCATTGGCTCTGTCCGACTCCCCTGTATCATTTATGGATACATTCCTCCAAGAACTGAAAGCTGTGCACCAAGTGGTCTGA